The following proteins come from a genomic window of Paenibacillus spongiae:
- a CDS encoding extracellular solute-binding protein, producing the protein MSRIKPIVAMLLTTALILTAAGCRDGNVPAEGPSNDAASETGKHLNISVSFWGIGRAFEKKDDILQKIERDFNVTLQPVQVSWADYEEKFKVWAASDKFPDLFAHSIINDSPGIYSDWIKQNLIRPLPDDLSEYPNVFEIAQIADTRALRRDKKLYMLPRNAYPTNDLWMLERVVFVRKDWMEQLGFQDPGNFNEFSAMMKAFTEKDPDGNGLPDTVGLTAGSISYLSWVFSPAFPQFAASQWVQEGSQWIPYYASKEMNKIVVQFRKLYTDGGLDSSFFLRKEADAVEKFTQGKAGALAYKATPDSLSGMVELWNTYNPGKDFYDSVKILHLWPADDGNRYYYVAPTYWTESYFSAKLDDDKMDRILRLYDYLLSPEGKQLMQYGIEGKDYVNFDGNIVITRPRDEKTGKPVSIQKLYPSTEILRSLAAWGLEHSYRLDDINKFKYGERNIQASLEEMRWLLNHARATPFIYSTISLSTPNKDKLSAAINPQEDLTKVALSKGDPVKMWQEIVAQYNEMGLQQAIREVNEKLLNPD; encoded by the coding sequence ATGAGCCGTATCAAGCCTATCGTTGCCATGCTTCTGACAACAGCGCTTATCCTGACAGCCGCAGGATGCCGGGATGGCAATGTACCTGCAGAGGGTCCGTCGAATGACGCAGCCAGTGAGACCGGCAAGCATCTCAATATCTCCGTATCGTTCTGGGGCATTGGCAGGGCGTTCGAGAAGAAAGACGACATTCTGCAAAAGATCGAGCGCGATTTCAACGTGACGCTCCAGCCCGTTCAGGTAAGCTGGGCCGATTACGAGGAGAAGTTCAAAGTATGGGCGGCATCCGATAAGTTTCCCGATTTGTTCGCGCATTCGATCATCAATGATTCGCCCGGCATCTACTCGGATTGGATCAAGCAGAACTTAATCCGCCCGCTTCCCGATGATCTAAGCGAATACCCCAACGTATTCGAGATCGCCCAGATTGCCGATACCCGGGCATTGCGCCGGGATAAGAAGCTGTACATGCTCCCCCGTAACGCCTATCCGACCAATGATCTGTGGATGCTGGAGAGGGTCGTCTTCGTCCGCAAAGACTGGATGGAGCAGCTGGGGTTCCAGGACCCGGGCAATTTCAACGAATTCTCCGCAATGATGAAAGCGTTTACCGAAAAGGATCCGGACGGCAACGGCCTTCCCGATACCGTCGGCTTAACCGCAGGCAGCATCAGCTATCTCTCTTGGGTGTTCAGTCCGGCATTCCCGCAATTTGCCGCCAGCCAATGGGTTCAAGAGGGCAGCCAGTGGATCCCTTATTACGCGTCCAAGGAAATGAACAAGATCGTGGTCCAATTCCGCAAGCTGTACACGGACGGCGGCCTGGACAGCAGCTTCTTCCTGAGGAAGGAAGCCGACGCGGTGGAGAAATTCACGCAGGGCAAGGCGGGTGCACTCGCATATAAAGCAACCCCCGATAGCTTGAGCGGCATGGTCGAACTATGGAACACCTACAACCCCGGCAAAGACTTTTACGATTCGGTGAAGATCCTGCATCTGTGGCCGGCAGACGACGGGAACCGCTATTATTATGTGGCGCCAACCTATTGGACCGAGAGCTATTTCAGCGCGAAGCTGGACGATGATAAGATGGACCGGATTTTGCGGCTGTATGATTACCTGCTGTCTCCCGAAGGGAAGCAATTGATGCAGTACGGCATCGAAGGGAAGGATTACGTGAACTTCGATGGCAATATTGTCATTACGCGGCCCCGGGACGAGAAGACAGGGAAGCCCGTCAGCATCCAGAAGCTGTACCCTTCAACGGAAATATTGCGTTCCCTCGCCGCGTGGGGACTGGAACACTCTTACCGGCTGGACGACATCAACAAGTTCAAGTACGGGGAGAGGAATATTCAAGCCAGCCTGGAAGAGATGAGATGGCTGCTTAATCATGCAAGGGCGACGCCCTTTATCTATTCAACCATCTCGCTGTCCACGCCGAATAAAGATAAGCTGAGCGCCGCAATCAATCCGCAGGAGGATCTGACGAAAGTCGCGCTCAGCAAGGGCGATCCGGTGAAGATGTGGCAGGAGATCGTCGCCCAATACAACGAGATGGGGCTTCAGCAGGCGATCCGGGAGGTCAATGAGAAATTGCTGAATCCGGACTGA